The Balneola sp. genomic sequence TTTTAAGTCATCCTAAGCATACCTGCGAAGGATCATCGCAAATATGAAAATGCGCTGATTCTTCGCCTTCACTCAGAATGACCAAATAAATAATATCATCAGTAGAATGAAAGTAACCGACTATTTTAACCAGGCAAATGGCGAAACCCTTTTCACGTTTGAGGTTTTACCTCCATTAAAAGGTCAGAACATTCGAACACTATTCGATCATATCGATCCGCTTATGGAGTTTAATCCTCCATTTATTGATGTGACTTACCACAGAGAGGAATATTCCTACAAGAAACATTCGAATGGTCTATTGGAGCGAAAAACTGTTCGTAAACGCCCGGGCACGGTTGGAATGTGTGCTGCTATCCAGAACCATTATAATGTGGATGCTGTCCCTCATATCATTTGTGGGGGGTTCACCAGGGAGGAAACAGAAAATGCGTTGATTGACCTTAACTTCCTTGGGATTGATAATGTGTTGGTGCTGCAGGGGGATGTAAGGAAACCTGATCGCGAGTTTATCCCTGAGGAAAATGGGCATGCCTATGCTTCTGAGTTGCTGGGCCAGGTTGTAGAGATGAATAACGGGATTTATTTAGATGATGAAATCGAAAATGCTCAACCTTCCAATTTTTGTATTGGTGTTGCAGGGTACCCCGAAAAGCATACCAATGCTCCCAATATGGAATCGGATCTTCGCTACTTAAAGAAGAAAGTAGAAGGGGGCGCTGATTACATTGTTACCCAGATGTTTTTCGATAACCAGAAGTATTTTGATTTTGTGAAGTCATGCAGGGCTATAGGAATCGAAGTTCCTATCGTACCGGGACTTAAGCCTATAACAACCTTAAAGCAGATCACGCTTCTTCCAGACTTATTTCACATCGACATTCCTGAACCACTCACTAATGAACTGGAAAAGTGTAAGGATAATGAAAGTGCTCGGGAAGTAGGGATTGAGTGGGCCATAAAGCAATCAAAGGAACTGATTGAGTTTGGTGTACCTACGCTACACTATTATTCAATGGGCAAGTCTTTATCCGTGTATGAAGTAGCTAAAGAAGTGTTTTAAAGCAATTGCTAATATTGTTATAATACCTAAAAAAATAAAAGAAAGAAGAGTCTTGGCTTTTTTTTCATTTTCTATAATCCAAATGCACTTTTTTTTTTGCTGATTATTGTTTCCATGTTTTTTAAGGTTAAATCCATTTTATCTTTTAGTAGGACAAGTGTATCAAATTCTCCTTCCATAATTTTTATTTTTTTTTGAAAAGATTTTAAAGATAAATCTAATTCTTC encodes the following:
- the metF gene encoding methylenetetrahydrofolate reductase [NAD(P)H] yields the protein MKVTDYFNQANGETLFTFEVLPPLKGQNIRTLFDHIDPLMEFNPPFIDVTYHREEYSYKKHSNGLLERKTVRKRPGTVGMCAAIQNHYNVDAVPHIICGGFTREETENALIDLNFLGIDNVLVLQGDVRKPDREFIPEENGHAYASELLGQVVEMNNGIYLDDEIENAQPSNFCIGVAGYPEKHTNAPNMESDLRYLKKKVEGGADYIVTQMFFDNQKYFDFVKSCRAIGIEVPIVPGLKPITTLKQITLLPDLFHIDIPEPLTNELEKCKDNESAREVGIEWAIKQSKELIEFGVPTLHYYSMGKSLSVYEVAKEVF